The DNA region TTTAACAAAAGATTCAATCGCTTCAACCAAAGCATCCCAAGAATACTTCTTTTTCTCAAGCTCAACATTTTTTGAAAATTCATCGGCAAGATTCTCCCTAAAAAACTTAACAATTGCATCGGCTATTTTTTGCGGTGACGGTTCAACTATAAAACCCGTCTTTCCGTCAAGAACAA from Candidatus Thermokryptus mobilis includes:
- a CDS encoding glycosyltransferase; translated protein: DVVVLPYKSATQSGIVKIAYNFNKPVIATNVGGLPEVVLDGKTGFIVEPSPQKIADAIVKFFRENLADEFSKNVELEKKKYSWDALVEAIESFVKIG